In the Pyrococcus kukulkanii genome, one interval contains:
- a CDS encoding transglutaminase-like domain-containing protein, which yields MRKLAVIILLILLISSGCLQRNKFTETVNGPQECLTSNLTLALSCYIPQDWDLLTNLSAKFKNETLEWTIWDILKWEEENLRYDDFKNSSIILRPSEFLKIRKGVCTDYTVLTSGILLALNVTPVYVLVIHFSETPTLHSAVAVEIGNYTFILDQKLPPRDLGSYWESFAYNGKVITFAEVYMLNIPGNVSYVGIWGVDRFRENDYTPTYYDAFKLSREIAKIFRRKTGLFPREELRVTIPPGFSEKKVWVFRFKMLRISYNPIFLQQYATMLAETIVEDSEVSKDLQTYKAFWTYAYWEGDDLVVKLFLAK from the coding sequence ATGAGGAAACTAGCAGTAATCATATTGTTGATTCTCCTTATCTCATCGGGATGTCTTCAGAGAAACAAATTTACAGAGACCGTTAATGGACCCCAGGAATGCTTAACGTCAAACTTGACCCTCGCTTTATCCTGTTACATCCCTCAAGATTGGGATCTTTTAACAAACCTTTCAGCAAAATTCAAGAACGAAACCCTTGAATGGACAATCTGGGACATTCTCAAGTGGGAGGAGGAAAATCTTAGATACGATGATTTCAAGAATTCGAGCATCATACTAAGGCCCTCGGAATTTTTAAAGATTAGAAAAGGGGTCTGCACTGACTACACCGTCCTTACATCGGGGATTCTTCTGGCCTTAAATGTAACTCCGGTTTACGTTTTGGTAATCCATTTCTCGGAGACACCAACGCTACACTCCGCTGTCGCGGTAGAGATCGGGAACTACACTTTCATACTCGATCAAAAGCTCCCCCCACGCGATTTGGGGAGCTACTGGGAAAGCTTTGCCTACAATGGTAAAGTTATAACGTTTGCTGAAGTTTACATGCTTAACATCCCAGGAAATGTATCGTATGTGGGCATCTGGGGAGTTGACAGGTTTAGGGAGAACGATTATACCCCCACCTACTATGATGCCTTCAAGCTGAGCAGGGAAATAGCAAAAATATTTAGGAGAAAAACAGGCCTTTTCCCCAGGGAAGAGCTAAGGGTTACAATCCCCCCAGGATTCTCAGAAAAGAAGGTGTGGGTGTTCAGGTTTAAAATGCTCAGGATATCTTACAATCCCATATTTCTCCAGCAGTACGCCACAATGCTCGCCGAGACCATTGTAGAAGATAGTGAAGTGAGTAAAGATTTACAAACCTACAAGGCGTTCTGGACGTACGCGTACTGGGAGGGGGATGACCTCGTAGTTAAGCTTTTCTTGGCTAAGTGA
- a CDS encoding lysine exporter LysO family protein: MKVTVVVIASLIAGYILGKMGVKAGELYELTLYLLIFIIGFDIGLHGRWADIKKSLSVKSLLLPIATLIGSLIGGVIGGIILNIPLKWAIPVVAGVGWYSLTGPILAQYSAFYGIIGFLANFLREVFTVILYPFFANMFGKEPSISIGGATTMDSTLPIITKFGGKEITMIAFIHGFILSLIVPVIVPFLASIAAGG; encoded by the coding sequence GTGAAGGTTACTGTGGTCGTTATAGCTTCCCTAATAGCAGGGTACATACTGGGAAAAATGGGAGTGAAGGCGGGGGAGCTGTACGAGCTCACCCTCTATCTCCTAATTTTCATTATAGGCTTCGACATAGGACTCCACGGTAGATGGGCCGATATTAAGAAAAGCCTAAGCGTGAAGAGTCTGCTTCTTCCCATAGCCACGTTAATTGGCTCTCTAATTGGAGGTGTTATTGGAGGAATCATTTTAAATATCCCTCTAAAATGGGCTATTCCAGTTGTTGCTGGAGTTGGGTGGTATTCCCTTACCGGCCCTATCTTGGCCCAGTACTCAGCTTTCTATGGCATCATAGGATTTCTCGCTAATTTCCTCAGGGAGGTATTTACCGTGATCTTGTATCCCTTCTTCGCTAATATGTTTGGCAAGGAGCCTTCAATCTCTATTGGCGGGGCAACGACGATGGATTCAACTCTTCCCATAATCACAAAGTTCGGTGGGAAGGAAATAACGATGATCGCCTTCATCCATGGCTTCATACTGTCCCTCATAGTCCCGGTTATTGTCCCGTTCCTCGCCTCGATTGCGGCTGGTGGATAG
- a CDS encoding hydrogenase maturation protease — MRTLIVALGNEVMGDDGVGIKIGRVLKEKGYRVEELGTDIFSLQRVYQGEERIIIIDAVLSENPGEVIHLKGGEVFSRLKAEIRSAHFMGAIEGLKLLMVLDERLRSAEIHFVGITIKEIKLGLELSESVERAIPRAVKLVEEIAR; from the coding sequence ATGAGAACGCTAATAGTTGCACTTGGAAATGAGGTCATGGGTGACGATGGAGTAGGGATAAAGATAGGCAGGGTACTAAAGGAGAAGGGCTACAGGGTAGAGGAGCTGGGGACTGACATTTTCTCACTTCAGAGGGTTTACCAGGGAGAAGAGAGAATTATAATTATCGATGCGGTTCTTTCAGAAAATCCTGGAGAGGTTATTCACCTCAAAGGAGGGGAAGTGTTCTCAAGATTGAAGGCGGAAATCAGGAGCGCCCACTTTATGGGTGCCATAGAAGGGCTTAAGCTCTTAATGGTCCTCGACGAAAGGCTGAGAAGTGCTGAGATACACTTCGTTGGGATAACTATTAAGGAGATAAAGCTTGGCCTTGAACTCAGTGAAAGCGTTGAGAGGGCTATTCCAAGGGCGGTAAAACTCGTGGAGGAGATAGCAAGATGA
- a CDS encoding Zn-ribbon domain-containing OB-fold protein yields the protein MGKPMQVSRYWRHFKEKYRLIGGKCENGHVFFPKRPVCPVCGSRNVEDFQFSGKGKVISWTLVRNPPSGFEYYKPYPIALIQLEEGPIILAQLTDVDPDEIKEGMEVEMVTRKIREFDEDGIILYGYKFRPVLK from the coding sequence ATGGGGAAGCCAATGCAGGTTTCCCGTTACTGGAGGCATTTCAAGGAGAAGTACAGGCTCATTGGAGGGAAGTGTGAGAACGGTCACGTGTTCTTCCCGAAGAGACCCGTCTGTCCGGTTTGTGGTAGCAGGAACGTTGAAGACTTCCAGTTCAGCGGCAAAGGCAAAGTCATCTCATGGACATTAGTTAGGAATCCGCCAAGCGGTTTCGAGTACTATAAACCATATCCAATAGCACTGATACAGCTTGAGGAAGGACCAATAATACTGGCTCAGCTAACTGACGTCGATCCAGATGAAATTAAGGAGGGCATGGAAGTAGAGATGGTAACTAGGAAGATCAGGGAATTTGATGAAGACGGAATAATACTGTACGGCTACAAGTTTAGGCCCGTGTTGAAGTGA
- a CDS encoding thiolase domain-containing protein produces the protein MRKAIIVGVGMTPVGEHWKLSLRDLAVEAILNAMDDASVDKVDSLYVGNMASGAFVEQENLGALIADWAGLGNIPAVKIEAACASGGAAVQEGAKAVLSGLEDVVLVVGVEKMTDAWPSDATRYLAYASDAEWELFHGASFVALNALIMRHYMKTYGYTEEDLALFAVNAHANGAKNPYAMFKRPITVDTVMKSPYIADPLKLFDASPVCDGAAAVIITTPEKARELGIPKEKWVEIAGMGRAIDTINLANREDLLTLKAAKIAAERAYKMAGVTVDDIDFFEVHDAFTVMAALSLEALGAAKKGEGAKLAKEGQIAIDGDYPIQTMGGLKARGHPVGATGVYQTVEAVLQLRGEAPEGIQVPDAEVGVTQNIGGTGSNITVTVLRRV, from the coding sequence ATGAGGAAAGCAATTATTGTTGGAGTTGGAATGACCCCAGTTGGAGAGCACTGGAAGCTCTCACTTAGGGATCTCGCGGTTGAAGCAATTCTCAACGCCATGGATGACGCTAGCGTAGATAAAGTCGATTCGCTCTACGTGGGTAATATGGCTTCTGGGGCATTCGTCGAGCAGGAAAACCTTGGAGCGTTAATAGCTGATTGGGCTGGCCTTGGGAATATACCCGCCGTTAAAATCGAAGCGGCTTGTGCCTCTGGAGGTGCAGCTGTCCAAGAGGGAGCAAAGGCCGTATTAAGTGGTCTTGAGGATGTTGTTCTCGTTGTTGGTGTTGAAAAGATGACCGATGCATGGCCAAGTGATGCAACTAGATACTTAGCCTATGCAAGCGATGCGGAATGGGAGCTATTCCATGGAGCAAGCTTTGTGGCCCTTAACGCGTTGATAATGAGGCATTATATGAAGACTTATGGATACACGGAAGAGGATCTAGCCTTATTCGCAGTCAATGCCCATGCTAACGGTGCAAAGAATCCCTATGCAATGTTCAAGAGACCAATCACCGTTGATACCGTTATGAAGAGTCCTTACATAGCTGACCCGCTAAAGCTGTTCGACGCTTCTCCAGTTTGCGATGGAGCTGCCGCGGTGATAATAACCACTCCCGAAAAAGCTAGGGAGCTTGGAATTCCAAAGGAGAAGTGGGTTGAAATTGCAGGAATGGGAAGAGCCATTGACACAATAAATCTCGCTAACAGGGAAGACCTACTCACACTTAAAGCCGCCAAGATTGCCGCTGAGAGGGCCTATAAGATGGCCGGAGTCACGGTTGATGATATAGACTTCTTCGAGGTTCACGATGCCTTCACGGTCATGGCCGCTCTAAGCTTGGAAGCACTGGGTGCGGCAAAGAAGGGAGAGGGAGCAAAGCTTGCAAAGGAGGGGCAGATAGCGATTGATGGTGATTATCCAATCCAGACGATGGGTGGACTTAAGGCGAGAGGCCACCCAGTTGGAGCCACTGGAGTTTATCAGACAGTTGAAGCTGTGCTTCAATTGAGAGGAGAAGCACCAGAGGGAATTCAAGTTCCAGATGCTGAGGTTGGAGTTACACAGAATATTGGTGGGACAGGCTCAAATATAACCGTTACAGTTTTGAGGAGGGTCTGA
- a CDS encoding hydroxymethylglutaryl-CoA synthase: MKLLKPAKDVGIVGYGAYVPMYRIRNEEIGRVWGVSSFPIEEKAVPGLDEDAVTIGIEAARNALKRAKIDPRKIRAIWFGTESKPYAVKPSSTIIAEAIGATPDLEAADFEFACKAGTEALQAAMGFVASGMAEYAMAIGADTAQGRPADHLEFTAGAGGAAFIIGEKNNETLAYFEGSYSYVTDTPDFWRRQHEHYPRHGNRFTGEPAYFHHIITAAKTLMDELGLKPSDFDYAVFHQPNVKFPLTVAKILGIPKEKVLPGLLTGKIGNTYSGATMVGISAVLDIAKPGDRILWVSFGSGAGSDAFSIVVQDAIEEKRDLAPKVEDYIKRRKVIDYALYAKARRKYIL; this comes from the coding sequence ATGAAACTGCTAAAGCCAGCAAAAGACGTGGGTATTGTTGGTTATGGGGCCTACGTGCCAATGTACAGGATCAGAAATGAAGAGATAGGTAGAGTTTGGGGGGTTTCAAGCTTCCCAATCGAAGAAAAAGCCGTTCCTGGTCTTGATGAGGATGCCGTAACTATCGGAATTGAAGCTGCAAGAAACGCCCTGAAGAGAGCTAAAATAGATCCTAGGAAAATAAGGGCAATATGGTTTGGAACTGAGAGTAAGCCTTATGCAGTTAAGCCTTCTTCAACAATAATAGCTGAAGCCATTGGGGCTACTCCAGATTTAGAGGCTGCGGATTTTGAATTCGCGTGTAAGGCTGGAACTGAAGCATTACAAGCTGCAATGGGCTTCGTCGCCTCTGGAATGGCAGAATACGCAATGGCAATAGGGGCTGATACAGCCCAAGGGAGACCCGCTGATCACCTTGAATTTACTGCTGGAGCTGGAGGAGCAGCTTTTATAATTGGGGAGAAGAATAATGAAACCCTAGCGTACTTTGAGGGGAGCTACTCCTATGTTACCGACACTCCTGACTTCTGGAGGAGGCAACATGAGCATTATCCTAGGCACGGAAACAGATTCACCGGAGAGCCAGCGTACTTCCATCACATAATAACTGCAGCGAAGACGTTAATGGATGAACTCGGTTTAAAACCAAGTGACTTTGACTATGCCGTGTTCCATCAGCCAAACGTCAAATTCCCGCTTACTGTAGCTAAAATCTTGGGAATACCTAAGGAAAAAGTCCTTCCTGGACTCTTAACCGGAAAGATTGGGAACACCTACAGCGGAGCAACGATGGTTGGAATTTCTGCAGTTCTCGACATTGCAAAGCCTGGGGACAGGATACTTTGGGTTTCATTTGGTTCGGGAGCGGGAAGCGATGCGTTCAGCATAGTTGTTCAGGATGCAATTGAGGAGAAGAGAGATCTTGCTCCAAAAGTTGAGGATTACATAAAGAGGAGGAAGGTCATCGACTACGCACTGTACGCCAAGGCGAGAAGAAAATACATACTTTGA
- a CDS encoding pyruvate/ketoisovalerate ferredoxin oxidoreductase subunit gamma, with the protein MIEIRFHGRGGQGAVTAANILAEAAFLEGKYVQAFPFFGVERRGAPVTAFTRIDDKPIRIKTQIYEPDIVVVLDPSLLETVDVTAGLKDDGIVIINTEKSKEEVLKNLKKKPKKLALVDATTIALEVLGLPITNTAILGAIAKATGLVKIESIKEAIKDTFSGELGEKNARAAQEAFEKTQVFEL; encoded by the coding sequence ATGATAGAGATCCGTTTTCACGGTAGAGGTGGACAAGGTGCCGTTACAGCTGCAAACATTCTCGCTGAAGCAGCATTTCTAGAGGGCAAGTACGTTCAAGCTTTCCCATTCTTCGGTGTTGAAAGAAGAGGTGCTCCAGTCACAGCATTTACCAGGATAGATGACAAGCCCATTAGGATCAAGACCCAGATTTATGAACCCGATATTGTCGTTGTTCTCGACCCAAGTCTCCTTGAGACTGTGGATGTTACCGCCGGTCTTAAGGATGATGGGATCGTTATTATAAATACCGAGAAGAGCAAGGAAGAAGTACTTAAGAATCTTAAGAAGAAGCCAAAGAAGTTAGCCCTGGTTGATGCTACTACAATAGCTCTCGAGGTTCTCGGCCTTCCAATTACGAACACTGCAATTCTTGGCGCGATTGCAAAGGCAACTGGACTTGTAAAGATCGAGAGTATCAAGGAAGCTATTAAGGATACATTCTCTGGAGAACTTGGGGAGAAAAACGCTAGAGCTGCCCAAGAAGCTTTTGAAAAGACCCAAGTCTTTGAGCTTTAA
- a CDS encoding 3-methyl-2-oxobutanoate dehydrogenase subunit delta, protein MNTLFGKTKDEAKPISPKSVDEYPEAPVSLGTTLVNFTGDWRTFMPVVDESKCVKCYICWKFCPEPAIYIKPDGMVAIDYDYCKGCGICANECPTKAITMMREEK, encoded by the coding sequence GTGAATACGCTATTTGGGAAAACCAAAGATGAAGCAAAGCCAATTTCTCCTAAGTCTGTAGATGAATATCCAGAAGCTCCAGTTAGTTTAGGAACCACACTAGTTAACTTCACCGGAGATTGGAGGACTTTCATGCCCGTTGTTGACGAATCTAAGTGTGTAAAGTGCTACATTTGTTGGAAGTTCTGTCCTGAGCCGGCAATTTACATCAAACCAGATGGAATGGTTGCAATAGACTATGACTATTGTAAGGGTTGTGGAATTTGTGCAAATGAGTGCCCAACCAAGGCAATTACGATGATGAGAGAGGAGAAGTGA